The Kwoniella shivajii chromosome 4, complete sequence genome segment GAAGGAGTTTGTACAGACAGAGTGGATCCAGATTATATCATAACTTCAATCGAAGATCATCCATTCTCAAAAGAAGCTTTCGCAGCTTTATCAGGTTGATAAGGAGCGTACCTGAGCTCGGAAGGAGTATTCAAAACAACTCTGAAATGATGTATAATGCATTGGATATAATGGAGATAGACGCGATGTGTATATGCGTCTACCTAAATAACGATTCAAAATAATGAAAATTACCTACAAGGAATGTCCGAAATTGAAACATGCACCGATAGAATacccaaaaaagaaagatcgtGCTAGTCCAGATGAATATGGAAAAATTGCAGATTAAAGCATCTTGACCAATTCTCCTACTCTAGGTCCATTTGCTAACAGACTAGCTTCGACTTGTCCTACGCCCTTCTCAGAATCCCATCCTTGTACTTTGGATTTGGTCATCATTTCGTCCCACCATGGATAAAGAAGATCTCGGGCGATGAGTTTGAACCACGGTGTGAACGAGTTCTCTGTCACAGTATGAATAATCAGCAGGGAATGGGATAGAGAACAGGAACAAGCTACAACTACCGATCGGACAATCTCTCGGTCGAAGTACGAGTTCTACAATGATAGCACAAACTCACCAGAATCCGAGAACATAGCCTCTAACTCCTCCTTCGATACATATTTGGCATCGCTGACTTCATTGGGATTCagctcaaggtcaacatcAAGGGTTGCAAAGAGGATATAATCGACTGTGGTCAATCCAGTACTTGTCAGCTGGGACGATACAAACTTGCACACTGGATGCAGCTTACTCTCGTGTTCTCCCCACAGTCCATCACTTGGTGCAAGGTAATGGATTTTTGTGAGATAGATGAAATCTTCAGACTTGATTTGAGATGACGGTATACCGAGTTCTTGAGGGAGTTTCCGGATTGCAGCTGCTTTTACACCTACGAGTGAGTGAGATTGGCGTCAGCGTATGTCCTTAGATACGATATGACTTGACTCCAGACTTGGATTTCGTTTGGAGATCACCTTAATCCCTTGTCGTTTGATATAAGGATGGTCCAGGATATGCAAGAGATCACTTACCGGCTTGATTCTCTTCCACCAATTCTGACTTTATACTTAATGGATGGGAACAACAAGTATTCGTCCACATGCTTGGGAAAGTTATCTTTTCATCCGCCCGTTTTTGAAGTAGTAATCTTCCATCAGAGGGTCTGAATAGGAACACTGAGAATGCTCTATGGAGTAAACCAGTATTTATATTTGCCATAAGATGACCTACATCAAACAATGCtcgtatcagcttgatcattGGGTAAGACCTTTGATTGAGCTGAATGCGAAACTAGGTATGATTAACTTACATGTCTTCTTGCTATCTTCACCGTACGCTTTGTCTTCTGGAGTCACCAAGATACATCTTTCCTCCATCAACCTGACTTGCTCTTCATCATAGGTATCAAGACTGATCGTGGTAGAAGGGACGGGGCGGGGGACTTCAGTGAGAGTGGTGGTCATTCTGACTGAATTGTGTATCTATTGATCAGGTTTTGAGTTGGAATGAACGTGGGTCGGACCTGTCACTTTCGATATGGTCTTCGTCgcagagaaatcaaaaggtCGACGATGGCAAATGAGAAGTTATTTAATTGTTTTTCTTTATTTTGAACTTTTCTCTGCTGAAGTGCATCAATAATCGTTCGACGAAAACACATAATTGCTACACGCGCTGAatcaacggaatcaaatgCATGGGTACTTACTTTGATAACGATATTTGAAGCATGAAAAATATAAATGTGACGTGTAATACTATTTTTCTTACAGCTCCACTTTTCCCTGTGACATCATTTCCCCCCACACTGACCCCACAGATACCATGAGTTTCTTATCTTTGACTGATGTTGTGCGTAATTTGCTGGAACACACCTGTTATATGAAGTCAGAGATAAGAGACCTCATGAGCTCAAACCCCCAAAAAAGTGCATAAGGGGGATGTATGAACATACATGTCAGCGTATATACATAGCATTCGCTCcactttcctttctccttgtaGTTTCAAACTCTAACAGATTTCTCAGCGCCATCAAATTCGAGTAAACACAAACTAAAAATGTCATCAGTCCTCAACGAGTGGGTCGAGCTGGTTCTGGTTGACAGCCACCGAACAAGCAGAGAGATAGTAACGAACGCTGAATTTTTAATGTCATCGCAGTGCTTCCATGCACCCAACAGGCGCAGTCGGGGTGACACCTGGAATTCAAAATGTGAATTGTCCTCGTCTGCACGAGATGTGTTGCACAGAGTCGGTGGCTGATGAATCTTACATGTTATCAGGTATCGACTGCTTCCACCGCTCAATCCGATGATGTTTTCGCCACTGGAGGACAACTTTCAGGTCATTCCGGTGTCCCAACTGAGAGTGGATATGAACACACTATATCTAAAGACGCCAAGGATGTGGTAGAGGGTAAGCCTGGTGTCATCGAGAGTACAGAGTTAGCTCCTTTgggtgaagagaaagttgcGTCCGATCGTGAGTGTCTCAGTGTCTCactgtcatcatctcatacTTCTATCGTGAAGCAGGATGCTGTGAGATTTGCCCAATAATAATACCTCCGTCGTACGCAAGTTTCTACATGCTGATACTGTTTTTTAAATTCCATAGCTGGTCTTGTATCTCAAGCTACTAGCCTCGCTAAAGGCGCTTACGAAGCTGTTGTAGGAGAGAAGTAGATTGTGAACTGGGAGAACATAAGACTTGAGTTGTACAGCACGCAGAAGTGGTATGTATATGTGATTTCTAAGAAGATCTCTTAAGTCCACGCGGACTCTCTAGCCTTGAACCGCATACTGAATAAGCTTAAAGTTCAACAAAGCACCATTCGCAGCTTGTAAGGTACAGTCACTGTCATGAGACTGGGCAGCAGTGACTAGTGTCCTTGTTCATGGGAACTTCGAATCTCTCTCTGCTGTCAGTCTTAGATCCCAACAGAGGTGACTGATCATGTGAGCATGGAGATATTCGAGGGGGTCTGCATGACTAATGGAATTCGAGGCTTCCCATTCAACTTGTATCGAAAATGATCTACAATTTTCACAGGCACTTGTAGGAATGACTGTGATTCCTTTGTCATCTGACTTTCTGTTTGTATTTCCAcagaatgagaatggaacACGATGACTCAATATGAGGTCAGACTATGATGTACTCATACGCAATTCTGGTGCACCAAGGCAGTGACGAGTCGTAGCTGAAGTGTGCGATGGTTGAGAGAAAAATTGTCCTATAAAGGTATCTGAAAAACACGGTTGACACAAGTTCCTTTCTGTCTTGATCAGCCAAATTCATACTAGTTCAACCATACATCACAGAGTGTCATCTACATTATCATCATACCAAACGATGTCTTCACCTACGACAGAGCAAGTCTTCTGCTTCCACTGAGATGCGAGTGATTCACCAAGAGCTGATTGTGATCCTGTAGCACTTCCATGTCTACTGGAAATGAAAATTCCCAAGGAGTTGACCAAGATGTAAGCCCCTCTCCCCCCTTCTCTCCGTGCGGTCCCCCATCCCAGCAGGTATGGTTGGAGGGAGTTGATCAGATATTTCAGGCGTCATCTCCAACCGTGGCGCACGAGATCCAACATCATAACCCATTCAGACACCCTCACGATTCATGTGAAGCCGAACCGGGTTTAATCGAATCTACAGATCTAGCTCCTTTGAACCATGAAGTTCTTGCTGCCGACCGTGAGTGCTAATTTGTATATTGGTTCATAATCCCTCAGTCAGTCAAGGCTGACACAATGAATGACTCATGGGTGTAGATCCAGCTATGATGCAAGGTCAAGCTCCTTCTAGGACAAGCAAGAATATGTAAATTCCTGCTTCAAGTTGCCACAAAACGCTTAGGGAAAGTTTGATGATTCTCAAGCTTGTAATCAGCGAGTTAGTAACAGTAAAGTACTTAGTATGATTGTATGCAATAACATGTCTCCTGTGCGATGCATGGTCATA includes the following:
- a CDS encoding isopentenyl-diphosphate delta-isomerase, yielding MTTTLTEVPRPVPSTTISLDTYDEEQVRLMEERCILVTPEDKAYGEDSKKTCHLMANINTGLLHRAFSVFLFRPSDGRLLLQKRADEKITFPSMWTNTCCSHPLSIKSELVEENQAGVKAAAIRKLPQELGIPSSQIKSEDFIYLTKIHYLAPSDGLWGEHEIDYILFATLDVDLELNPNEVSDAKYVSKEELEAMFSDSENSFTPWFKLIARDLLYPWWDEMMTKSKVQGWDSEKGVGQVEASLLANGPRVGELVKML